Proteins encoded within one genomic window of Haladaptatus sp. QDMS2:
- a CDS encoding enoyl-CoA hydratase/isomerase family protein, which translates to MSDLEAVAADCSLVHLDVGSEVEHVATVTIDRPDARNALNAQVREELKKLFSAIEEADEVRVVVLTGSDEAKAFVAGADVGELRERSALEQRTVSRRPRVYELVDELPKPVIARINGHALGGGCELAQACDVRIAYEKAKLGQPEINLGIIPGGGGTQRLTRLVGEGHAMRLILSGELISAADAQEIGLVDEVYGDDEFDERVYDLAGKMAAKSPVALEFAKDAIKAASRMSLDQGIEYEAELFTQLFATEDKQEGMDAFFEKRDPEWTGR; encoded by the coding sequence ATGAGCGACCTCGAAGCCGTGGCAGCAGACTGCTCGCTCGTCCACCTCGACGTGGGAAGCGAGGTCGAACACGTCGCTACGGTCACCATCGACCGCCCGGACGCCCGAAACGCCCTGAACGCGCAGGTTCGAGAGGAGTTGAAGAAACTATTCAGCGCAATCGAGGAGGCAGACGAGGTTCGCGTCGTCGTGCTCACAGGCTCTGACGAGGCGAAGGCGTTCGTCGCCGGGGCGGACGTCGGCGAGTTGCGAGAACGCTCCGCGCTCGAACAGCGCACGGTGAGCCGTCGGCCCCGTGTGTACGAGTTGGTAGACGAACTCCCGAAGCCGGTCATCGCCCGCATCAACGGCCACGCGCTCGGCGGCGGCTGTGAACTTGCCCAGGCCTGCGACGTGCGCATCGCCTACGAGAAGGCGAAACTGGGGCAACCAGAGATTAATCTCGGCATCATCCCCGGCGGCGGCGGCACTCAGCGCCTGACTCGCCTCGTTGGGGAGGGCCACGCGATGCGCCTGATTCTCTCTGGCGAGCTGATTTCCGCTGCGGACGCGCAGGAAATCGGCCTCGTAGACGAGGTGTACGGCGACGACGAATTCGACGAGCGCGTCTACGACCTTGCGGGGAAGATGGCCGCGAAGAGTCCCGTGGCGCTCGAATTTGCGAAAGACGCCATCAAAGCAGCTTCGCGGATGAGCCTCGACCAAGGCATCGAGTACGAGGCCGAACTGTTCACGCAGTTGTTCGCCACGGAAGATAAACAGGAGGGCATGGACGCCTTCTTCGAGAAGCGCGACCCCGAGTGGACGGGCCGCTGA
- a CDS encoding 3-hydroxyacyl-CoA dehydrogenase family protein, with protein sequence MHVTVLGAGTMGHGIAQVSAMAGHDVFLRDIDESVLSEGVSAIERNLQGGVEHDKLTADEMDAARSRITTTTDLKEAAGDADLIVEAVPERLDLKQQVFADVEAVAPDDAILATNTSSLSVTAIASELSDPHRAVGIHFFNPVHIMALVEVVLAEQTDDATREVAVEFVEGIAKTPIVVTDSPGFASSRLGVAIGVEAMRMYEEGVASAADIDAAMTLGYNHPMGPLELTDLVGLDVRLDILEYLREELGERFRPPQVLKRKVRAGHHGKKSGQGFYRWENGENVGEVER encoded by the coding sequence ATGCACGTCACCGTACTCGGTGCAGGGACCATGGGCCACGGTATCGCGCAGGTGAGCGCGATGGCCGGCCACGACGTTTTTCTGCGAGACATCGACGAGAGCGTCCTGAGCGAGGGCGTCTCGGCTATCGAACGCAACCTCCAGGGCGGCGTCGAGCACGACAAACTCACCGCGGACGAGATGGACGCAGCACGCTCGCGCATCACGACGACGACGGACCTGAAGGAAGCGGCGGGCGACGCCGACCTCATCGTGGAGGCCGTCCCCGAGCGCCTCGACCTCAAACAGCAGGTGTTCGCGGATGTGGAGGCGGTCGCGCCCGACGACGCCATTCTCGCGACGAACACCTCCTCGCTGTCGGTGACGGCCATCGCGAGCGAACTTAGCGACCCACACCGGGCCGTCGGCATCCACTTTTTCAATCCGGTGCACATCATGGCGCTCGTGGAAGTCGTCCTCGCAGAGCAGACCGACGACGCCACGCGCGAGGTGGCCGTCGAGTTCGTCGAGGGCATCGCGAAGACGCCCATCGTCGTCACCGACTCGCCCGGTTTTGCCTCCTCTCGTCTCGGCGTCGCCATTGGCGTCGAAGCCATGCGAATGTACGAAGAGGGCGTCGCGAGCGCCGCCGACATCGACGCGGCGATGACGCTCGGTTACAACCACCCGATGGGACCGCTCGAACTGACCGACCTCGTGGGCCTGGACGTGCGACTCGACATCCTCGAATACCTGCGTGAGGAACTCGGTGAGCGATTCCGGCCGCCGCAGGTGCTCAAGCGGAAGGTCCGGGCCGGCCATCACGGGAAGAAATCAGGGCAGGGATTCTACCGGTGGGAGAACGGTGAGAACGTCGGCGAGGTGGAACGATGA
- a CDS encoding zinc ribbon domain-containing protein — protein MTVPKITAVGAYAPRFRISAKEFAAEWSRGPAGIKQKSVLDADEDALTMAVEAGKRVLEAADLTGEDVAHLSFASSTPPAEEEELTARLGSMLAVSETATHQQFGGSTRAGTRALVASLESGPWHDSVGLVIASDSPRGHPSDSHEHAAGAGAVAFVLGETGAAVVSQAEYTTPYPGTRFRQRGSEFVEGLGVTGYDREAFSATIRGAVEQVYPGDVGAVCLQSPDGKLPYRAAKALGFEAGLVQNGTTVHDLGDTGAASAPLGIAKALDAGHERLLAVGYGAGGGADALVIEGDDVATNLALDESEEIEYAEYLRLRGDLTGDSPTGGGAYVSMPAWHQSLPHRHRLIAGKCTECGALAFPPEGACDACGHLGDYDPIQLPGTGTVEAVTRVGQGGAPPEFAVQQAQSGDFGITIVAFDYEGDTVSAPAQVAHGDLAVGDRVQAVIRRIYTQEGVTRYGFKVRPADGND, from the coding sequence ATGACCGTGCCGAAAATCACGGCGGTCGGGGCGTACGCGCCTCGATTCCGAATCTCGGCGAAGGAGTTCGCGGCGGAATGGAGTCGCGGGCCGGCGGGAATCAAACAAAAGTCGGTGCTCGACGCGGACGAGGACGCCCTCACGATGGCCGTCGAGGCGGGTAAACGCGTACTCGAAGCGGCGGACCTGACCGGCGAAGACGTCGCCCACCTTTCGTTCGCGTCTTCCACGCCGCCCGCAGAAGAGGAGGAGCTGACCGCCCGCCTCGGGTCGATGCTTGCCGTCTCTGAGACCGCCACCCACCAGCAGTTCGGTGGGAGCACCCGCGCTGGGACCCGCGCCCTCGTCGCCAGCCTCGAATCTGGACCGTGGCACGATAGCGTCGGGCTCGTCATCGCGAGCGACAGTCCGCGTGGCCATCCATCGGATTCACACGAACACGCCGCCGGGGCAGGGGCAGTAGCCTTCGTCCTCGGCGAGACGGGCGCAGCGGTCGTAAGTCAGGCAGAATACACGACACCGTATCCCGGCACCCGTTTCCGCCAGCGCGGGAGTGAGTTCGTCGAAGGGTTGGGCGTCACGGGGTACGACCGCGAGGCGTTCTCCGCGACCATCCGGGGTGCAGTCGAGCAAGTGTATCCCGGCGACGTCGGGGCGGTCTGCCTCCAGTCACCCGACGGGAAACTCCCGTATCGCGCGGCCAAGGCGCTCGGCTTCGAGGCAGGCCTCGTCCAAAACGGGACGACGGTCCACGACCTCGGAGACACCGGCGCAGCGAGCGCCCCACTCGGTATCGCGAAGGCGCTCGACGCGGGCCACGAACGTCTCCTCGCGGTCGGTTACGGGGCCGGCGGCGGCGCGGACGCGCTCGTCATCGAGGGAGACGATGTGGCGACGAATCTCGCCCTCGACGAGAGCGAGGAAATCGAGTACGCCGAGTACCTCCGGCTCCGAGGCGACCTGACCGGTGACTCGCCCACAGGCGGCGGAGCCTACGTCTCCATGCCTGCGTGGCACCAGTCACTCCCGCACCGCCACCGACTCATCGCCGGGAAATGCACCGAGTGCGGGGCGCTCGCCTTCCCGCCGGAGGGTGCCTGCGACGCGTGCGGCCACCTCGGTGACTACGACCCAATACAGTTACCCGGGACTGGAACGGTCGAAGCGGTGACCAGAGTTGGACAAGGTGGCGCACCGCCGGAGTTCGCGGTCCAGCAGGCACAGAGCGGCGACTTTGGCATCACCATCGTCGCCTTCGACTACGAGGGTGACACGGTGAGCGCCCCCGCACAGGTGGCCCACGGCGACCTCGCGGTCGGCGACCGCGTGCAGGCAGTCATCCGGCGCATCTACACCCAGGAAGGGGTCACCCGTTACGGCTTCAAGGTGCGTCCGGCCGACGGTAACGATTAA
- a CDS encoding thiolase domain-containing protein — MREAYLVGAAQSDFGSFPDESYRSLFEQAYKSTLASVEKGVAPADVDEAIVGTLGVGGRQIGLPGPAVTEHVGLSGIPCTRVENACAASGYSVRQAVQAVKSGMADVVLAGGVEIMTDLSGDATRWWLGVSGETEWERLSGTTFAGVYAQMASAHMKAFGTTKEHLSHVAVKNHRNGAKNPHAQLRFECSLEDAMNAPTVADPLTLYHCCPTTDGAACALIVSEDVVGEYTDDPIRVAGVGAGSDKVGLFQRETYTGVPASQRAAKQAYEMAGVGPVDIDFAEVHDCFSIAELMAYEDLGFCEPGEAGSYVESGATDYGGDVVVNASGGLKSKGHPIGATGAGQVAEAFTQLSGKAGDRQVEDARWGLTHNVGGSGGAAVVHIFEKEETA; from the coding sequence ATGCGCGAAGCGTACCTCGTTGGCGCGGCCCAGTCCGATTTCGGGTCGTTCCCCGACGAATCCTACCGCTCCCTGTTCGAACAAGCGTACAAATCGACGCTCGCGAGCGTCGAGAAGGGGGTCGCCCCCGCCGACGTAGACGAGGCCATCGTCGGCACGCTCGGCGTCGGCGGTCGCCAGATTGGCCTCCCCGGTCCCGCCGTCACCGAACACGTCGGCCTCTCGGGCATTCCCTGTACCCGCGTCGAGAACGCCTGCGCCGCCTCCGGATACTCCGTCCGGCAGGCGGTACAGGCGGTCAAGAGTGGCATGGCGGACGTCGTCCTCGCCGGCGGCGTCGAAATCATGACCGACCTCTCTGGCGACGCCACGCGCTGGTGGCTCGGCGTCTCTGGCGAAACCGAGTGGGAACGCCTCTCGGGAACCACCTTCGCCGGCGTCTACGCCCAGATGGCGAGCGCCCACATGAAAGCGTTCGGAACCACGAAAGAACACCTCTCGCACGTCGCCGTCAAGAATCACCGGAACGGGGCGAAGAACCCACACGCACAACTCCGCTTCGAGTGCTCGCTCGAAGACGCGATGAACGCCCCAACCGTCGCCGACCCACTCACGCTGTACCACTGCTGTCCGACCACTGACGGGGCGGCCTGCGCGCTCATCGTGAGCGAGGATGTTGTCGGGGAGTACACGGACGACCCCATCCGGGTCGCTGGGGTGGGTGCTGGCTCGGACAAGGTTGGACTCTTCCAGCGCGAAACCTACACCGGCGTGCCAGCCTCTCAACGTGCCGCGAAACAGGCCTACGAGATGGCCGGCGTCGGCCCCGTAGACATCGACTTCGCCGAGGTCCACGACTGCTTTTCGATTGCCGAACTCATGGCCTACGAGGACCTCGGCTTCTGCGAGCCGGGCGAGGCGGGTTCCTACGTCGAATCCGGGGCGACCGACTACGGCGGCGACGTGGTCGTGAACGCCTCCGGGGGCCTCAAATCGAAAGGGCACCCAATCGGCGCGACGGGGGCGGGACAGGTCGCAGAAGCCTTCACGCAACTCTCTGGGAAGGCGGGTGACCGACAGGTCGAGGACGCCCGCTGGGGCCTCACGCACAACGTCGGCGGGAGCGGCGGTGCAGCCGTCGTCCACATCTTCGAGAAGGAGGAGACAGCATGA
- the paaK gene encoding phenylacetate--CoA ligase PaaK codes for MYGVVESATRDELRDIQSDRLRNMVETAAGVPFYQQAFEEAGITAEDVESVEDIDKLPFTTKEDLRDNYPDKLFAVPRVDIVRLHASSGTTGKPKIVAYTRDDLDVWREVMARSLNAAGVSANDTVQNAYGYGLFTGGLGFHDGAEELGATVIPIGGGNTDRQIDFLQDLGSTVLSCTPSYCLYLAEALEERDVDPRDLPLSTVVIGAEPFTDPMRAEIEDALDVTAIDVYGLSEIVGPGVSIECAEAQDGLHVWEDYFYPEVVNPETGEVLDEGEEGELVLTTLSKQAMPVLRYRTGDITSLNYDECECGRTHVRMDNVTGRVDDLLIVRGVNVYPSQIEEAMLEFAEAAPHYRIDLRREGTLDTIELTVEHHADAENVEELREKIHEKLNSTLDVSLDELHVVEPGTIERTTVGKVKRVFDHRE; via the coding sequence ATGTACGGCGTTGTGGAATCTGCGACCCGGGACGAGTTGCGCGACATCCAGTCAGACCGCTTGCGAAACATGGTCGAGACGGCCGCTGGCGTGCCGTTTTACCAGCAGGCATTCGAGGAGGCGGGCATCACGGCCGAAGACGTAGAATCGGTCGAAGACATCGACAAACTCCCCTTCACCACGAAAGAGGACCTCCGGGACAACTACCCGGACAAACTGTTCGCCGTCCCTCGCGTGGACATCGTCCGCCTGCACGCCTCCTCGGGGACGACGGGCAAGCCGAAAATCGTCGCCTACACCCGCGACGACCTCGACGTGTGGCGCGAGGTGATGGCCCGGTCGCTCAACGCGGCGGGCGTCTCGGCGAACGACACGGTCCAGAACGCCTACGGCTACGGCTTGTTCACTGGAGGCCTCGGCTTCCACGACGGCGCAGAGGAACTCGGCGCGACGGTCATCCCCATCGGTGGCGGGAACACCGACCGCCAAATCGACTTCCTGCAGGACCTCGGGAGCACGGTGCTTTCGTGTACGCCCTCGTACTGTCTCTACCTCGCAGAGGCGCTGGAAGAGCGAGACGTGGACCCCCGCGACCTGCCACTCTCGACGGTCGTCATCGGGGCCGAACCCTTCACCGACCCGATGCGCGCAGAAATCGAAGACGCGCTCGACGTGACGGCAATCGACGTGTACGGGCTCTCTGAAATCGTCGGGCCGGGTGTCTCCATCGAGTGTGCGGAAGCCCAGGACGGCCTCCACGTCTGGGAGGACTACTTCTACCCCGAAGTGGTGAACCCGGAGACGGGCGAGGTACTCGACGAGGGCGAGGAGGGCGAACTCGTCCTCACGACGCTCTCGAAGCAGGCGATGCCCGTCCTGCGCTACCGCACGGGCGACATCACCTCCCTCAACTACGACGAGTGTGAGTGTGGACGAACCCACGTCCGGATGGACAACGTCACTGGTCGGGTGGATGACCTGCTCATCGTCCGCGGCGTGAACGTCTACCCGAGCCAAATCGAAGAGGCGATGCTCGAATTCGCTGAGGCGGCCCCGCACTATCGCATCGACCTGCGCCGAGAGGGGACGCTGGATACGATTGAACTCACCGTCGAGCATCATGCAGACGCAGAGAACGTGGAGGAACTCCGTGAGAAGATTCACGAGAAACTGAACTCCACGCTCGACGTGAGTTTGGACGAACTGCACGTTGTGGAACCGGGGACCATCGAGCGCACGACGGTTGGCAAGGTCAAGCGAGTGTTCGACCACCGCGAATAA
- a CDS encoding MaoC/PaaZ C-terminal domain-containing protein, which translates to MPYSYEPHFFEDMEVGKTFESVGRTITETDFVNHSAFAGDWTELHTNKEYSKDGPFGKRIGHGPMTFIVTTGLVQRCGFVERTVIAFLGMNYMDVPNPVFIGDTLSAEFEVTEKREFESRDDAGLVVIDATTTNQNGTVVFQGDMKFMFKRKE; encoded by the coding sequence GTGCCATACAGTTACGAACCGCACTTCTTCGAGGACATGGAAGTCGGGAAAACCTTCGAGAGCGTCGGCCGAACCATCACCGAGACGGACTTCGTCAATCACTCTGCGTTCGCGGGCGACTGGACGGAACTCCACACGAACAAAGAATACTCAAAAGACGGCCCGTTCGGCAAGCGCATCGGGCACGGGCCGATGACCTTCATCGTGACCACCGGGCTGGTCCAGCGCTGTGGGTTCGTCGAGCGCACCGTCATCGCCTTCCTCGGGATGAACTACATGGATGTACCTAATCCGGTTTTCATCGGCGACACCCTCTCTGCCGAGTTCGAAGTCACCGAGAAACGCGAGTTCGAAAGCCGCGACGACGCGGGCCTCGTGGTCATCGACGCGACGACGACGAACCAGAACGGAACCGTCGTCTTCCAGGGCGACATGAAGTTCATGTTCAAGCGCAAGGAGTGA
- a CDS encoding ester cyclase — protein MAVQDVREMKDLVLNMAVDVMNDRKLDDLSKYYIDDCVTHFADQRPDTHGIEGVKTNWEDVFQGFPDFMADLDHVVAEGDKICGHFTYKGTHDGEFLGMEPTNKAAKISGMTMYRFEDGKIAESWVHTDFLGLMQQLGLAPMPGEQA, from the coding sequence ATGGCCGTACAAGATGTAAGAGAGATGAAAGACCTCGTTCTGAACATGGCTGTCGATGTGATGAACGACCGGAAACTGGACGACCTATCGAAATACTACATCGACGACTGCGTCACCCACTTCGCAGACCAGCGTCCTGACACCCACGGCATCGAAGGGGTGAAAACAAACTGGGAGGACGTCTTCCAGGGCTTCCCGGACTTCATGGCCGACCTGGACCACGTCGTCGCTGAGGGCGACAAAATCTGTGGCCACTTCACCTACAAAGGGACCCACGACGGTGAGTTCCTGGGGATGGAGCCGACGAACAAGGCAGCGAAGATTAGCGGGATGACCATGTACCGGTTCGAGGACGGGAAGATTGCAGAATCGTGGGTTCACACTGACTTCCTCGGCCTGATGCAGCAACTGGGCCTCGCGCCGATGCCCGGCGAGCAAGCCTGA
- a CDS encoding ester cyclase, with protein sequence MAVQSSIAENKALARRFFEEVQTMDDIDTVDDIFAESYVHHDTNMPEPVRGRDAFKESLSQWMGGFSDATMTVLDQVAEGDRVVSRVRMEGSHDGPLQGMEPTNKHVEIEGIVEHRIENGRIVEGFPQWDIMGMMQQLGAMDDQRA encoded by the coding sequence ATGGCAGTACAATCGTCAATTGCAGAGAACAAAGCGCTCGCCCGACGCTTCTTCGAGGAAGTGCAGACGATGGACGACATCGACACGGTAGACGACATCTTCGCAGAGAGCTACGTCCACCACGACACCAACATGCCAGAACCGGTGCGCGGTCGTGACGCGTTTAAGGAATCGCTCTCCCAGTGGATGGGTGGCTTCTCTGACGCGACAATGACCGTTCTCGACCAGGTCGCAGAGGGTGACCGCGTCGTCTCCCGCGTCCGGATGGAAGGCTCGCACGACGGCCCGCTTCAGGGCATGGAGCCAACCAACAAGCACGTCGAGATTGAGGGCATCGTCGAACATCGCATCGAGAACGGCCGCATCGTCGAAGGGTTCCCGCAGTGGGACATCATGGGCATGATGCAGCAACTCGGCGCGATGGACGACCAGCGCGCGTAA
- a CDS encoding amidohydrolase family protein, producing MPVDVLADGEPRAIDVHAHQPTKEFLEDAGGEMMRDAAKKFGATMEFDTYEGMREEYHAAGVKHAVLVAWDAETNTGNPPVTNDYVAEVRDEFSDFIIGFGSVDPLKDDCAEEAARAVEDLGLSGFKFQQIAQGFDPSAPKHEHLFDTIEDLGVPVIFHGGNSTLGAGSPGGRGLRIKYGNPMLVDDVAASHPDLQILIAHPAFPWEREQLAICQQKGNVYMDFSGWMPKYIDDDWLHYAGTLLREKTMFGTDYPMIRPGQWLDNFAEYTNYPEDVQRKLLWENAAEFLGL from the coding sequence ATGCCTGTAGATGTCCTCGCCGATGGCGAACCGCGTGCCATCGACGTCCACGCTCACCAGCCGACCAAAGAGTTCCTGGAGGATGCCGGGGGCGAAATGATGCGTGACGCGGCGAAGAAGTTCGGCGCGACGATGGAGTTCGACACCTACGAGGGGATGCGCGAGGAGTACCACGCTGCGGGGGTAAAGCACGCCGTTCTCGTCGCGTGGGACGCCGAAACGAACACGGGGAATCCGCCGGTCACGAACGACTACGTCGCGGAGGTCCGAGACGAATTCTCCGATTTCATCATCGGGTTTGGCAGTGTGGACCCGCTGAAAGACGACTGCGCAGAAGAGGCAGCACGCGCCGTAGAGGACCTTGGTCTCTCGGGGTTCAAGTTTCAGCAAATCGCCCAGGGGTTCGACCCGAGTGCACCGAAACACGAACACCTGTTCGACACCATCGAGGACCTCGGCGTGCCCGTCATCTTCCACGGCGGAAACTCCACGCTCGGCGCGGGCAGTCCGGGCGGGCGCGGGCTGCGAATCAAGTACGGCAACCCGATGCTCGTAGACGACGTGGCGGCCTCCCACCCTGACCTCCAGATTCTCATCGCGCACCCCGCCTTCCCGTGGGAGCGCGAGCAACTCGCCATCTGCCAGCAGAAGGGGAACGTCTACATGGACTTCTCGGGGTGGATGCCCAAGTACATCGACGACGACTGGTTGCACTACGCGGGGACGCTCCTCCGGGAAAAGACGATGTTCGGGACCGACTATCCCATGATTCGCCCGGGGCAGTGGCTCGATAACTTCGCCGAGTACACCAACTACCCCGAGGACGTCCAGCGAAAGTTGCTCTGGGAGAACGCTGCGGAGTTCCTCGGCCTGTGA
- a CDS encoding alpha/beta fold hydrolase, whose amino-acid sequence MKTEQIAGHPAVTVGNGADRLLIIPGLNDPLMRVTETFWFARIVAAYCNRYAEDRTVSMVSRPVGFGQQSTAAMADGYAGVLEETGPAAIMGLSMGGFIVQHLAAERPDLVTGAILGLSAAAFSHDGHETISRWHEWGGRRQWRRIYREAADTVSSGLVQRGFSLVAQAYSVITRGPKTPADFLGTAQSSLDHDARATLGDIEVPTLTIGGTNDPFFDEADFRETANLLGGDLHLLPGLGHEAVIHHSRDFDDPINRFLADGAQF is encoded by the coding sequence GTGAAAACTGAACAAATTGCGGGACATCCGGCCGTCACCGTCGGGAACGGGGCGGACCGCCTGCTCATCATCCCCGGATTGAACGACCCGCTCATGCGGGTCACCGAGACGTTCTGGTTCGCACGAATTGTCGCCGCCTACTGCAATCGCTACGCCGAGGACCGGACGGTGTCGATGGTGTCTCGACCCGTCGGTTTTGGGCAGCAATCGACGGCGGCGATGGCCGACGGCTACGCAGGAGTCCTCGAAGAGACCGGCCCAGCGGCCATCATGGGGCTCTCGATGGGTGGGTTCATCGTCCAGCACCTCGCCGCCGAGCGCCCGGACCTCGTCACCGGGGCGATTCTTGGCCTCTCCGCGGCGGCGTTCAGTCACGATGGCCACGAAACAATCAGTCGGTGGCACGAGTGGGGCGGCCGTCGTCAATGGCGTCGCATCTATCGGGAAGCGGCAGATACAGTCTCGTCTGGACTCGTCCAACGGGGTTTCTCACTTGTCGCGCAGGCCTACAGTGTGATTACGCGCGGGCCGAAAACGCCCGCCGACTTCCTCGGAACTGCACAGTCCAGTCTCGACCACGACGCCCGAGCAACCCTCGGAGACATCGAGGTTCCGACCCTCACGATAGGCGGGACGAACGACCCGTTCTTCGACGAGGCGGACTTCCGTGAAACCGCGAATCTGCTGGGTGGCGACCTGCACCTTCTGCCGGGCCTCGGCCACGAGGCGGTTATCCACCACAGCAGAGACTTCGACGACCCAATCAATCGGTTTCTCGCGGACGGGGCACAGTTTTAA
- a CDS encoding PaaI family thioesterase, producing the protein MDVEAFFEGMPFADFLGVEVTDVGDGHAEGHIEMRPELSWNEEKLMAHGGVAFTLADTVGGAALVSLVDQPVPTIDMRIDYLKAGTGDLYAEADVVRCGSSVGVVDVLVTDEDGTEVASVRGVYKTG; encoded by the coding sequence ATGGACGTAGAAGCCTTCTTCGAAGGGATGCCGTTCGCCGATTTCCTCGGTGTCGAGGTCACAGACGTCGGAGACGGTCACGCCGAGGGCCACATCGAGATGCGCCCAGAACTTTCGTGGAACGAAGAGAAACTCATGGCCCACGGCGGCGTCGCGTTCACGCTCGCGGACACCGTCGGCGGCGCGGCGCTCGTCTCGCTCGTCGACCAGCCCGTCCCGACCATCGACATGCGCATCGACTACTTGAAAGCCGGCACGGGCGACCTCTACGCCGAGGCAGACGTCGTGCGGTGTGGCTCCTCTGTCGGCGTCGTCGACGTGCTGGTCACAGACGAGGACGGAACTGAGGTGGCGAGTGTTCGCGGCGTGTACAAAACAGGGTAG
- a CDS encoding helix-turn-helix domain-containing protein encodes MIAECLVVEFRVTGDNCPLADASREAGTTLVARPPQLRADGNVLLRFSAPDDAVAPILDSDERIRYLHMSQTEGRYNFRCLAKQRCVVHELTNAGFLAESLQYHRGTERYTGAVVGRDVLQGVLDTVAARNAEAGADAVGVTLERIYPLGSDDETTVAQQWDITPAQEEALRTAVEMGYFEVPRNVDAAEVAAALGITKSSFLERLHRGERGLLTQVF; translated from the coding sequence ATGATTGCCGAATGCCTCGTCGTCGAGTTCCGAGTTACGGGTGACAACTGCCCGCTCGCGGACGCCTCGCGGGAGGCCGGAACCACGCTCGTCGCCCGCCCGCCGCAATTGCGCGCAGATGGAAACGTGCTTCTCCGATTCAGTGCGCCGGACGACGCGGTGGCCCCCATCCTCGATTCTGACGAGCGCATTCGCTACCTGCACATGTCCCAGACAGAGGGGCGCTACAACTTTCGCTGTCTCGCGAAACAGCGCTGTGTCGTCCACGAACTGACGAACGCCGGGTTCCTCGCCGAATCGCTCCAGTACCACCGCGGAACCGAACGGTACACGGGGGCAGTGGTCGGACGCGACGTGCTCCAGGGCGTCCTCGACACCGTCGCCGCCCGCAACGCAGAGGCCGGGGCGGACGCCGTCGGAGTCACGCTCGAACGCATCTACCCACTCGGGTCGGACGACGAGACGACCGTCGCCCAGCAATGGGACATCACGCCTGCCCAGGAGGAGGCGCTCAGAACGGCGGTCGAGATGGGGTATTTCGAGGTTCCGCGAAACGTCGACGCCGCGGAGGTCGCCGCGGCGCTCGGCATCACCAAATCGTCGTTCTTAGAACGGTTGCACCGAGGTGAGCGCGGGCTGCTCACGCAGGTGTTCTAA